The sequence below is a genomic window from Streptomyces sp. NBC_00289.
CGGACGAACTGCGGGTCCGTCATCCCCGCCTGGTCGTCGGCACGCTCACGGGCTACGGCTGGAGCGGCGCCGAGCGCGACCGGGCCGGCTACGACGTCTCCGCCTTCTGGGCCCGGCCCGGCATCGCCGCCATGCTCAACCCGGCCGGCGAGCCCCCGCCCGGCATCCGGCCCGGCCTCGGCGACCGTACGGCCGCGGCCAACCTGGTGGCCGGTGTGCTGGCCGCGCTGCTGCGCCGGGCCCGCACCGGCGAGGGCGGGGTGGTCGACGTGTCCCTGCTGCGCTCGGGGACCTACGCCAACGGCAACGACCTCGCCCTGCAGAACTTCTTCGGCAGGCGCGGCCGTACCCGCCCTCGGACCGAACACGAGTCCCCCCTCTACAACTGCTACCGGGCCGCCGACGACCGCTGGTTGTGGCTGGTCGGCCTGGAGGGCAACCGGCACTGGCCCGGCGTCGTCAAGGCGCTCGGGCGTGAGGACCTCGCGGTGGACGAGCGCTTCGCCACCGGCAAGGCCCGCCGCAGCCACGTGCGCGAACTCATCGCCGCCTTCGACGAGGAGTTCGCGAAGCGACCGCTTGCCGAGTGGGCCGAGCGGTTCGACGCCGAGGGCGTGTGGTGGGCGCCCGTGCAGACCCTCGCGGAGGTGGCGGCCGATCCCCAGGCCGAGGCGGTGGGCGCGTTCGTCGAACAGCCCGGCATGGGCGACGCGCCGCCCCTGCGGACGGTGGCCACACCGGTCAGCTTCTGGGGCGTCGACGACAAGCCGCGCGCCGGGGCACCGACCCTCGGCGAGCACACCGACGACGTACTGCGCGAACTCAACTGACCCCGTACATCAGCTCAGGAGGTAGGTCGTGGGCATCCTCGACGACAAGGTCGCCATCGTGACCGGCGGAGGCAGAGGGCTGGGCCGGGCGCACTGCCTGGCGCTCGCCGAGGCCGGCGCGACCGTGGTGGTGAACGATCTCGGCTCGGGCGTGCACGGCGAGCGGACGGGGGACTCCCCCGCCGACGACGTCGTCGCCGAGATCACCAAGCTCGGCGGCCGGGCGACGGCCAACCACGCCTCGGTCACCGACTGGGACGCCATCGAGGCGATGGTGGCGGACACGGTCACGGAGTTCGGCCGCCTCGACGTCATCGTGAACAACGCGGGCATCGTGCGCGACCGCATGCTCTTCTCCATGACCGAGGCCGAGTTCGACGCCGTCATCGCGGTGCACCTGAAAGGCACCTTCGCGCTCACCCGGCACGCCTGCGCCTACTGGCGGGCGGCCTCCAAACGGGGTGAGCGCGTGGCCGGCCGCGTCATCAACACGACGTCCGGGACCGGGTTGTTCGGCAACCAGGGCCAGTCCAACTACGGCGCCGCGAAGGCCGGGGTGGCCGGGCTGACCGTCATCACCGCCCTGGAGATGCGCAGGTACGGCGTCACCGCGAACGCCATCTCGCCCATCGCCACGACCCGGATGACGGCCGACCTCGCGGTGGGGCAACCGGTCCCGGCGCAGGGCGGCTTCGACCCGGGCGACCCCGCGAACGCCTCCGGCGTCGTCGTCTACCTGGCCTCCGACGAGGCGGCCTGGCTCACCGGCCAGGTGCTGCGCATCGAGGGCCACAAGCTGAACCGCCTGCGAGGCTGGACGGTCGCCGGCGTGCACCCCAGCCGGTCGGGCGGGGCCCTGACGACCGAGGAACTCATCGACGCCGTACCCGAGTTGTACGGTGCCGCTCCGGCCGGCCGGGCCACCGGGGCCGGGCAGTGACCGCCCGCGGCCACGACGTCGCGGCACTCGTGCTGCGCGCGACGCTCGGCCCGATGCTGGTCGCCCACGGCTGGAACAAGGTCGCCGGACCGGGCGGGCTGACCGGGACCACCGGCTGGTTCGAGGCGCTCGGCCTGCGGCCCGCGCGGGCGCACGCCCGGATGGCCGCCGCGACCGAGGTGGCGGCGGGCGTGGGCATCGCCGTGGGCGCGGCCGGTCCGCTCCCGGCGGCGGCGGCCGTCGGTCTGATGACCGTGGCGGCCCGGACCGACCACCGCGGCAAGGGCTTCTTCGTCTTCAAGGGCGGCTGGGAGTACACGGGTGTGGTGGGCGGCGCGGCCGTCGCGCTGGCCGCCCTGGGCCACGGCCGGTACTCGCTCGACGGGCTCCTGAAGCGCCAACACGCGGGCACCGGGGCCGCGTTGCTGGCAGCCGGTCTCGGTACGGCCGGGGCCGTGGCGCTGCTGGCCGCGTGCTACCGGCCGGAGCCGAAGCCCGCGGAGCCCGCCGGGACGGCGGAGCCGGAGCGGACAGATGACTGACATCGGATATGGGCAACAAGGGAGTCGACATGGACGCGGATGACTTCAGCGCGGTGCTGTCCGAGGTCCGGCGCTTCGTGCGCGAGCGTGTCGTACCGCTCGAGGCGGAGATCGACGAGACGGACGAGATGCCCGCGGACATCCGCGAGGCGGCCAAGAAGATGGGCCTGTTCGGCTTCGCGCTGCCCGAGGAGTACGGCGGGCTCGGGCTGTCGATGTACGAGGAGGCCCGGCTGATGTTCGAGCTGGGCTACACCACACCGTCGCTGCGCTCGATGTTCGGCACGAACAACGGCATCGCGGGACACGTGCTGATGGTCGGCGGCACGGAGGAACAGAAGGCGCGGTGGCTGCCGCGGATCGCCTCGGGCGACGTCCTGGCGTCGTTCGCGCTCACCGAGCCCGAGGCCGGCTCCGACCCGTCGACGCTGACGACCCGCGCCCACCGGGACGGCGACGACTGGGTGATCAACGGTGCCAAGCGGTACATCACCAACGCCCCGCTCGCCGACGTCTTCATGGTCTTCGCCCGCACCGACCCCGACGCCCCGCGCACCCGGGGCATCTCCACCTTCCTGGTCCCGGCCGGCACGCCGGGCCTCACCGTGGCGCCCAAGGACCACAAGATGGGCCAGTTCGGTGCCTGGACGGCGGACGTGTTCTTCGACGACGTACGCGTACCGGCCGACGCCCTGGTCGGGGGCGAGGAGCAGGGTCTCAACCGGGGCTTCGGCACCGCGATGGGCTGTATCGCGCACGGGCGGGTGCACATCTCGGCACTGATGGTCGGCATGGCCGAGCGGCTGGTCGACGAGTCGGTGGCGTACGCGAGCACGCGCAGGCAGTCCGGGAAGCTCATCGGCTCCTTCCAGCTCGTCCAGGGCCTGATCGCCGACTCGCAGACCGACTACTACGCCGGGCGCGCCACGGTTCTGGAGGCCGCGCGGCGCTTCGACTCCGGCGAGGACACCAAGATCGGCCCGTCCTGCACGAAGTACTTCGCCAGCGAGATGGTGTGGCGGGTCGCGGACCGCGCGGTGCAGGTCCACGGCGGCGCGGGCTACATGCGCGGGGTCGCCGTCGAACGCTTCTACCGCGACGCCCGCCTGTTCCGCATCTACGAGGGAACCAGCCAGGTCCAGCAGGTCATCATCGCGAAGGCTCTGCTCGGCGAGGCCGCGCGCGGCTGAGACACCCGGTGACCACCGCCCCCCCTTCCCCTGGGAGGGGGGCAACTCGGCGTTTTCACCGGCCGGAACGGCCAGAAGATCCGCGGCAGAAGCTGCGACGGCCTCCCCGCGCAACGCTCGGCGACTCCGGTGCCGGCGGCGGCCGTACGCTGCTCAGCGTCCCGGACGGCTTCTGCCTGGAGGCGGATGCCCTGGACCGTCCGGCAAGAACGGCCGGACGGTCCAGGGCCGGCGCTGCGCGGGCAGCACCAATCAGGTGGGGAAGTGGTCGTGAGCGGCGGCCGCCGCCCGGTGCGGTGACCGGGCGGCCCGGTCAGATGCCGAGGCGGTCCAGCAGCCGCTCGTGGTAGACCGCCGGTCCGCCGAACAGGAGCTGCGAGGACTTGGCCCGCCGGAAGTACAGGTGCGCCGGGTGCTCCCAGGTGAAGCCGATGCCGCCGTGCACCTGGATGTTCTCCGCGGCCGCGAACACGTACGCCCGTGAGCAGCAGGCGTGTGCCACCGCCGCCGCGACCGGGAACTCGGGAGAGTCCTCCGCGGCCAGCCGTGCCGCCTCGCGGGCGGACGCCTCGGCCAGTTCCACCTGGACCAGCATGTCGGCGCACTTGTGCTTGACCGCCTGGAAGGAGCCGATCGGCCGGCCGAACTGGTAGCGGGTGCGGGCGTACTCCGCGCTCGCCTCCAGGCACCGGCGTGCCCCGCCCGCCTGCTCCGCGGCCAGCCCGACCGAGGCGATGTCCAGGACCCTGGCCATGACGCGGCCGGCCGCCCCTTCCGTGCCGACGAGTACGGCGGGCACGCCGTCGAGGGTCAGCCGGGCCATGGCGCGGGTGGCGTCCAGCGTCTCCATGGGCTCGGCCGCCAGCCCCGGGGCCTGCCGGTCGACGGCGAACAGGGACGGGCCGGCGACGGTGCGGGCGACCACGAGGAGCAGGTCGGCCGTCGTACCGTCGATGACGAAGCACTTGCCCCCACCGATCCGCCAGCCGCCGTCGCCGTCGGGTTGGGCCCGGGCGGAGATCAGGGCGGGGTCCCAGGAGCCGCTGTCCTCGGCGACGGCGAGGGCGGCCGTGGTCCGTCCGGCGGCGATGCCCGGCAGATGGCGTGCGCAGGCCTCGCGGTCACCCGAGGCCAGCAGGGCCTGGGCGGCCAGGACGACGGTGGAGAAGAGCGGCGCGCACAGCAGGGCGCGGCCCGTCTCCTCCAGGACGACGCCGAGTTCGACGAGGCCGAAGCCGTCGCCGCCGTACTCCTCCGGGATCGCCAGGCCGGGCAGCCGCAGTTGGTCGGCGGCCTGTGCCCACACCGCCGTGTCGAAGCGCGGTTCGCTCTCCATCAGCTTGCGGACGGCTTCCTCGGGCGACTTGGCCTCCAGGAACTCCCTGACGGCGGACCGCAGTTCCCGCAGCTCACGTTCGTCGGCGGTCACGGCCGCACCTCCTTGGCAGCGGTGCTCACGGGTTCCTTGGGCAGGCCGAGGACGCGTTCCGCGAGGATGTTCTTCATGATCTCCTCGGTGCCGCCGAGGATCCGCAACGCCGGTGTGGCCAGCAGCAGTTCGGTCCAGGCGTAGGTGCCCCACCGGCCGGTGTCGGCGATGAGGCGGGGGCCGAGCACGTCGGACACGAAGTGCGCGGCGCGGGTCAGGTTCTGGGCGTACATCAGCTTGGAGACGGACCTCTCGGGGCCGGGCGCGAC
It includes:
- a CDS encoding acyl-CoA dehydrogenase family protein; this translates as MDADDFSAVLSEVRRFVRERVVPLEAEIDETDEMPADIREAAKKMGLFGFALPEEYGGLGLSMYEEARLMFELGYTTPSLRSMFGTNNGIAGHVLMVGGTEEQKARWLPRIASGDVLASFALTEPEAGSDPSTLTTRAHRDGDDWVINGAKRYITNAPLADVFMVFARTDPDAPRTRGISTFLVPAGTPGLTVAPKDHKMGQFGAWTADVFFDDVRVPADALVGGEEQGLNRGFGTAMGCIAHGRVHISALMVGMAERLVDESVAYASTRRQSGKLIGSFQLVQGLIADSQTDYYAGRATVLEAARRFDSGEDTKIGPSCTKYFASEMVWRVADRAVQVHGGAGYMRGVAVERFYRDARLFRIYEGTSQVQQVIIAKALLGEAARG
- a CDS encoding acyl-CoA dehydrogenase family protein, which codes for MTADERELRELRSAVREFLEAKSPEEAVRKLMESEPRFDTAVWAQAADQLRLPGLAIPEEYGGDGFGLVELGVVLEETGRALLCAPLFSTVVLAAQALLASGDREACARHLPGIAAGRTTAALAVAEDSGSWDPALISARAQPDGDGGWRIGGGKCFVIDGTTADLLLVVARTVAGPSLFAVDRQAPGLAAEPMETLDATRAMARLTLDGVPAVLVGTEGAAGRVMARVLDIASVGLAAEQAGGARRCLEASAEYARTRYQFGRPIGSFQAVKHKCADMLVQVELAEASAREAARLAAEDSPEFPVAAAVAHACCSRAYVFAAAENIQVHGGIGFTWEHPAHLYFRRAKSSQLLFGGPAVYHERLLDRLGI
- a CDS encoding DoxX family protein, with translation MTARGHDVAALVLRATLGPMLVAHGWNKVAGPGGLTGTTGWFEALGLRPARAHARMAAATEVAAGVGIAVGAAGPLPAAAAVGLMTVAARTDHRGKGFFVFKGGWEYTGVVGGAAVALAALGHGRYSLDGLLKRQHAGTGAALLAAGLGTAGAVALLAACYRPEPKPAEPAGTAEPERTDD
- a CDS encoding SDR family NAD(P)-dependent oxidoreductase, which gives rise to MGILDDKVAIVTGGGRGLGRAHCLALAEAGATVVVNDLGSGVHGERTGDSPADDVVAEITKLGGRATANHASVTDWDAIEAMVADTVTEFGRLDVIVNNAGIVRDRMLFSMTEAEFDAVIAVHLKGTFALTRHACAYWRAASKRGERVAGRVINTTSGTGLFGNQGQSNYGAAKAGVAGLTVITALEMRRYGVTANAISPIATTRMTADLAVGQPVPAQGGFDPGDPANASGVVVYLASDEAAWLTGQVLRIEGHKLNRLRGWTVAGVHPSRSGGALTTEELIDAVPELYGAAPAGRATGAGQ
- a CDS encoding CaiB/BaiF CoA transferase family protein, which encodes MRPLEGFTVVELGMWVAAPAAATMLADWGADVVKVEAPTGDPNRYTLRHVGQDIDSAPPFETDNRGKRGIVLDLRSQEGKDVLEQLLARADVFVTNLRPGALERLGLAPDELRVRHPRLVVGTLTGYGWSGAERDRAGYDVSAFWARPGIAAMLNPAGEPPPGIRPGLGDRTAAANLVAGVLAALLRRARTGEGGVVDVSLLRSGTYANGNDLALQNFFGRRGRTRPRTEHESPLYNCYRAADDRWLWLVGLEGNRHWPGVVKALGREDLAVDERFATGKARRSHVRELIAAFDEEFAKRPLAEWAERFDAEGVWWAPVQTLAEVAADPQAEAVGAFVEQPGMGDAPPLRTVATPVSFWGVDDKPRAGAPTLGEHTDDVLRELN